In Ruminiclostridium papyrosolvens DSM 2782, the following proteins share a genomic window:
- a CDS encoding dihydroorotate dehydrogenase electron transfer subunit — translation MGKLLNEQIVSTQMLCKDVFIMTIRSEYVASTAKPGQFVNIRCGGLDAMLRRPISICDVNKAQNTFDIVIQVKGSGTQKLCSMCQGAVDIMAPLGNSFMLDDKHKNICVVGGGIGTFPLLYLLKASQSTNKTALLGFRSGEAVVLEDKFRATANTVEIATDDGSYGKKAFVTELLEETIQSQKPDIIYTCGPAIMMRKVAAIAQKNGISCQVSMEQRMGCGIGACLVCACKTQKGDDWGFSHVCKDGPVYWSTEVCWD, via the coding sequence ATGGGTAAGCTACTAAATGAACAGATTGTAAGTACGCAAATGCTGTGCAAGGATGTTTTTATAATGACTATCAGGTCAGAATATGTTGCTTCTACTGCAAAACCGGGTCAGTTTGTAAACATCAGATGTGGTGGGTTGGATGCAATGCTAAGACGTCCTATAAGCATTTGCGATGTAAATAAAGCTCAAAATACGTTTGATATAGTTATTCAGGTAAAGGGCAGCGGTACCCAAAAGCTTTGCAGTATGTGTCAGGGAGCGGTAGACATAATGGCACCTCTGGGGAACTCCTTTATGCTAGATGATAAGCATAAAAATATATGTGTAGTAGGGGGAGGAATAGGAACCTTTCCCCTCCTGTATCTGTTAAAAGCTTCTCAATCGACTAATAAGACTGCTTTGCTTGGCTTCAGAAGTGGAGAGGCTGTTGTTCTGGAGGATAAATTCAGGGCTACCGCAAATACTGTAGAAATTGCTACAGACGACGGTTCATACGGTAAAAAAGCCTTTGTAACAGAACTTCTTGAAGAGACAATTCAATCTCAAAAACCGGATATAATATATACCTGCGGCCCTGCCATAATGATGCGGAAGGTCGCTGCAATTGCACAAAAGAATGGCATCTCATGTCAGGTATCTATGGAACAACGCATGGGGTGTGGTATAGGAGCATGTCTGGTCTGTGCCTGCAAGACCCAAAAAGGTGATGACTGGGGGTTCAGCCACGTTTGTAAGGACGGGCCTGTATACTGGAGCACAGAGGTTTGCTGGGACTAA
- a CDS encoding WD40/YVTN/BNR-like repeat-containing protein produces the protein MKRHLVILLVMCMLFTSCFSMLVIQAEGFEDLPAPQDRYLWSITANDNGLFAAVGDYGIVRLTENGKDWKDIQLPTDSLLNSVASKGSQFVAVGDFGAIYTSEKGYDWKEVMPPKYDYNLTSVVSNGDVFVAVGSDGTIYYSKDGYSWVKVGKIYTSYKDIIPNIKKIIWNGSVFYGLTDVGTSLISENGIDWKEQKISFPSETKYGLSLKNVTWGNDKFVAVGEKGTIEVSYDGVNYKPVFKDEKASFRNVIWSESEKGFYATGTRGLISFSKDGYAWDRITKENMSHYAIEDIGIYKDIIIGIGGGGLLARITYLDHSVEVFNAGADDGFQLYDVTYDGKTLVAVGTDGRVRRSTDGGLTWSYFNLTTIDDLVDIDCNDRAFVAVGPGGTLIRSTDGGKNWYEPVKGYGNDFEGVTYSNGKFIAVGSNGIILISGNSGADWDDSVVSPPVYLNKGEYNGRIYVVVGNGGKIFTSTDGKEWTEQKSGTTKNLTSVVWDGSKFIAVGLNGTILTSPDGINWSSSVSGFKANFTDITTTNNTPISGGYKIIATAASGKTYGSNDGKNWFPVASQVSTNLNGTVWCNGKYVSVGCFECITISKNGSIWTQVLGHY, from the coding sequence ATGAAAAGACATCTTGTAATTCTCTTGGTGATGTGTATGCTCTTTACCAGTTGTTTTTCTATGCTGGTAATCCAAGCAGAGGGTTTTGAGGATCTTCCTGCACCTCAGGACCGCTATTTGTGGTCAATAACGGCAAATGACAACGGATTGTTTGCGGCTGTTGGAGACTATGGTATAGTTAGGTTGACAGAAAATGGAAAAGATTGGAAGGACATTCAACTTCCTACCGATTCTTTGCTGAATTCGGTTGCAAGCAAAGGAAGTCAGTTTGTAGCAGTTGGTGATTTCGGTGCGATTTATACTTCAGAAAAAGGTTATGATTGGAAAGAGGTTATGCCTCCAAAGTATGATTACAATCTTACTTCTGTAGTATCCAACGGAGATGTTTTCGTTGCAGTAGGAAGCGACGGAACTATTTATTACTCAAAAGACGGGTATAGCTGGGTGAAGGTTGGAAAAATATACACGTCCTACAAAGATATTATCCCAAACATAAAAAAAATCATATGGAACGGTAGTGTATTTTATGGTTTAACTGATGTTGGGACAAGCCTTATATCAGAAAATGGTATTGACTGGAAAGAGCAAAAAATTAGTTTTCCATCTGAGACTAAATATGGTTTGTCATTAAAAAATGTAACTTGGGGTAATGACAAGTTTGTTGCCGTAGGTGAAAAGGGTACAATCGAAGTATCATATGATGGTGTTAACTACAAACCGGTATTTAAGGACGAAAAAGCATCCTTTAGAAATGTAATTTGGAGCGAGTCTGAAAAAGGTTTCTATGCAACAGGAACCCGTGGACTCATTAGTTTCTCAAAAGATGGTTATGCATGGGACAGAATAACAAAGGAAAATATGTCTCACTACGCAATAGAGGATATTGGTATATACAAAGATATTATTATTGGTATCGGCGGAGGCGGATTATTAGCCAGAATTACATATCTGGATCACTCAGTAGAAGTTTTTAACGCAGGGGCAGATGATGGTTTTCAGCTTTATGACGTTACCTATGACGGAAAAACCTTAGTTGCCGTAGGCACTGACGGAAGAGTTAGAAGATCAACCGATGGTGGCTTAACATGGTCATATTTTAACCTTACAACAATAGATGACCTTGTTGATATTGATTGCAACGACAGAGCTTTTGTAGCAGTTGGACCCGGTGGTACACTCATAAGGTCTACTGACGGAGGGAAAAACTGGTATGAACCTGTAAAAGGCTATGGAAATGATTTTGAAGGTGTTACATATTCAAATGGAAAATTTATAGCTGTAGGAAGTAACGGAATTATCCTTATATCCGGTAATTCGGGTGCTGATTGGGACGACAGTGTTGTTTCACCGCCGGTATATTTGAACAAGGGTGAGTACAATGGCAGAATATATGTTGTAGTAGGAAATGGCGGTAAAATATTTACTTCTACGGATGGAAAAGAATGGACTGAACAAAAATCAGGAACCACTAAAAACCTGACAAGTGTTGTTTGGGATGGAAGTAAATTTATAGCTGTAGGCCTTAATGGTACAATACTTACTTCACCTGATGGCATAAATTGGTCATCTTCAGTTTCAGGCTTCAAGGCTAATTTTACCGATATTACTACAACTAATAATACACCGATTAGTGGCGGATATAAAATTATTGCAACAGCTGCTTCCGGTAAGACTTATGGTTCTAATGACGGGAAAAATTGGTTCCCCGTAGCATCACAGGTTTCAACCAATCTGAATGGAACAGTGTGGTGCAACGGTAAATACGTTTCAGTAGGATGTTTTGAATGTATTACCATATCCAAGAATGGTTCAATTTGGACTCAGGTTCTTGGACATTATTAA
- a CDS encoding histidine phosphatase family protein, protein MKTRLIFVRHAEAEGNFNRVFHGWYDSRITEKGHKQAKAVAERLADVPVDIIYSSSLTRTLQTAQYIADIKKLPIIRTDKMKEINGGDWENIAWDAIPGLYPNENYTWENEPHMHQMPNGENMEEFYNRILKEVMDIIRKNKGKNVCVVTHGTAIRAMLCRFYGKSLKYMKNIYWHDNTSVTIVDYNDENDDFEVVLEGDIVHLGVELSTIQNQEWWQSYMESMRKK, encoded by the coding sequence ATGAAAACGAGGCTTATATTTGTAAGACATGCGGAAGCGGAAGGAAATTTCAACAGAGTATTTCACGGATGGTATGACAGCAGGATTACTGAAAAGGGACACAAACAGGCCAAGGCAGTGGCAGAAAGGCTCGCTGATGTGCCTGTTGACATTATATATTCAAGCAGCTTGACAAGAACCCTGCAGACAGCACAGTATATAGCCGATATCAAAAAGCTTCCTATTATCCGAACAGACAAAATGAAGGAAATTAACGGCGGAGATTGGGAAAATATTGCATGGGATGCTATACCCGGATTATATCCAAATGAAAACTATACATGGGAAAACGAACCTCATATGCATCAAATGCCTAACGGCGAAAATATGGAGGAATTCTATAACCGTATTTTAAAAGAAGTTATGGACATAATCCGAAAGAACAAAGGGAAAAATGTTTGTGTAGTTACACATGGCACAGCTATCAGAGCAATGCTGTGCAGGTTTTACGGCAAGTCTCTTAAGTATATGAAAAATATATATTGGCATGACAATACATCAGTAACAATTGTTGATTACAATGACGAAAATGATGATTTTGAGGTAGTACTCGAAGGCGATATTGTACATTTAGGTGTGGAGTTGAGTACTATTCAGAATCAGGAGTGGTGGCAAAGCTACATGGAGTCAATGCGAAAAAAATAA
- the carB gene encoding carbamoyl-phosphate synthase large subunit — MPKRNDIHKVLVIGSGPIIIGQAAEFDYAGTQACQALKEEGIEVVLVNSNPATIMTDTNIADKVYIEPLKAEVVKNIIRYEKPDSILPTLGGQTGLNLAMELAESGFLQEQGVKLLGTATEAIKMAEDRQDFKDTMERIGEPCIASKVVTTIEDAVEFAREIDYPVIVRPAYTLGGTGGGIVYNEEELRETGENGLRLSRVHQVLIEKCISGWKEIEYEVMRDSKGNVITVCNMENIDPVGVHTGDSIVVAPSQTLADKEYQMLRTSALKIISALGIQGGCNVQYALHPTSFEYAVIEVNPRVSRSSALASKATGYPIAKVASKIAIGYGLDEIKNAVTGKTYACFEPTLDYVVVKIPKWPFDKFVKAKRTLGTQMKATGEVMSISSSFEAALMKAIRSLELGIFTLEQDIYKNLEGSEILKKLHDINDERIFVIAEAIRRSITVEEIHEITKIDYFFLCKIKELVLMEEKLKTVNKEQLDKDVLKKAKKMGFTDRIIAKLSGVSQEEITELRKQKNITAAYKMVDTCAAEFEAVTPYYYSTYDDHSEVKKSDREKVLVLGSGPIRIGQGIEFDYCSVHSVWALKELGYETIIANNNPETVSTDFDTADRLYFEPLTPEDVANIVEAENPKGAIVQFGGQTAIKLTKSLDDMGVKIFGTEAKNVDAAEDREKFDEILEKTGIPRPQGKTIFTLEEAIAAANELGYPVLVRPSYVLGGQGMEIAYNDKDVKEFMEIITRTVQEHPILVDKYMMGKEIEVDAICDGEEILIPGIMEHLERAGVHSGDSISVYPSQTLTDKVKEVIVDYTVKLAKALNVIGMVNIQYVLYNNQVYVIEVNPRSSRTVPYISKVTGIPMVNLATKVMMGKKLKDFKYGTGLYREPGYVSVKVPVFSFEKLHEVDTSLGPEMKSTGEVLGIADNFPEALYKGIIASGIKLPKPGDGILMTVRDTDKPELIHIAEEFEKLGFTLYATGKTANMLNNNGIATNAVRKLDEGSPNIIELIHAGKLAMIINTPTKGRNADRDGFKIRRKAVEMSIPCLTSLDTAEAIIKCLKLGKTEGELEVLNLSIFDE; from the coding sequence ATGCCTAAACGTAATGATATACATAAAGTATTGGTTATCGGGTCCGGTCCGATTATAATCGGTCAGGCCGCAGAATTTGACTATGCCGGAACTCAGGCGTGTCAGGCTCTCAAAGAAGAAGGAATAGAAGTTGTGCTGGTAAACAGTAATCCTGCTACCATAATGACTGATACGAATATAGCTGATAAGGTTTATATAGAACCCCTTAAAGCTGAAGTAGTAAAAAATATAATAAGATATGAAAAACCTGATAGCATTTTACCAACACTGGGAGGCCAGACAGGCCTGAACTTGGCAATGGAACTTGCAGAATCAGGTTTTTTACAGGAGCAGGGAGTAAAGCTTCTGGGAACAGCTACCGAAGCAATAAAAATGGCTGAAGACAGACAGGATTTCAAGGACACAATGGAACGTATAGGCGAGCCATGTATTGCCAGTAAGGTTGTTACCACAATAGAAGATGCAGTAGAATTTGCCCGTGAGATTGATTATCCGGTTATTGTAAGACCTGCATACACCCTTGGAGGTACCGGCGGAGGAATTGTATACAATGAAGAAGAACTGAGGGAAACAGGAGAAAACGGACTAAGACTCAGCCGTGTTCATCAGGTTCTGATTGAGAAATGCATATCAGGTTGGAAGGAAATTGAATACGAAGTAATGAGAGACAGCAAGGGTAATGTTATAACCGTGTGTAACATGGAAAACATTGACCCTGTTGGAGTCCATACCGGAGACAGTATAGTTGTGGCACCTTCCCAGACACTTGCGGACAAAGAATATCAAATGCTTAGAACCTCTGCACTGAAAATAATATCAGCACTGGGAATACAGGGAGGCTGTAATGTACAATACGCCCTGCATCCAACAAGCTTTGAATATGCAGTAATAGAAGTAAACCCAAGAGTTAGCAGATCATCTGCACTTGCTTCTAAGGCTACAGGATACCCGATAGCAAAGGTTGCTTCAAAGATTGCAATAGGCTACGGTCTGGATGAAATAAAAAATGCCGTAACAGGAAAGACATATGCTTGCTTTGAACCTACACTTGACTATGTTGTAGTAAAAATACCAAAATGGCCTTTTGACAAATTTGTAAAGGCAAAGAGAACACTGGGAACGCAGATGAAGGCAACAGGAGAGGTAATGTCCATAAGCAGCTCATTTGAGGCTGCTCTGATGAAAGCCATACGTTCACTGGAACTGGGTATATTTACACTTGAACAGGATATTTACAAAAATCTTGAAGGCAGTGAGATACTAAAAAAACTTCATGATATTAATGACGAAAGAATATTTGTCATAGCAGAAGCAATAAGACGTTCTATAACAGTTGAAGAAATTCATGAAATAACCAAGATAGATTATTTCTTCCTATGCAAGATTAAAGAACTCGTTCTAATGGAAGAAAAGCTTAAAACCGTAAATAAGGAGCAGCTTGATAAGGATGTTTTGAAAAAGGCAAAGAAGATGGGTTTTACAGACAGAATAATCGCCAAGCTGTCCGGAGTTTCCCAAGAAGAAATAACCGAACTCAGAAAGCAGAAAAATATTACTGCGGCGTATAAAATGGTTGATACTTGTGCTGCTGAGTTTGAAGCTGTAACACCATACTATTACTCAACCTACGATGACCATTCTGAGGTTAAGAAATCCGATAGAGAAAAGGTTCTGGTTCTGGGTTCGGGACCAATAAGAATAGGTCAGGGAATAGAATTTGACTACTGCTCCGTACACTCTGTATGGGCATTGAAAGAGCTTGGGTATGAAACAATTATTGCAAACAACAACCCTGAAACCGTAAGTACTGACTTTGATACAGCGGACAGACTTTACTTTGAACCGTTGACGCCTGAGGATGTGGCAAATATAGTTGAAGCAGAAAATCCAAAAGGAGCTATAGTACAGTTCGGCGGACAAACTGCTATCAAACTCACTAAGTCTCTGGATGATATGGGAGTTAAGATATTTGGTACTGAAGCAAAAAATGTAGATGCGGCAGAAGATAGGGAGAAATTTGACGAGATACTTGAAAAGACAGGTATTCCAAGACCTCAAGGAAAAACTATATTTACTCTTGAGGAGGCAATAGCAGCGGCTAACGAGTTGGGATACCCTGTACTGGTAAGGCCTTCCTACGTCCTTGGAGGGCAAGGGATGGAAATAGCCTACAATGACAAGGATGTCAAAGAGTTTATGGAGATAATAACCAGAACTGTTCAGGAACATCCCATACTGGTTGATAAATACATGATGGGTAAGGAAATAGAGGTTGACGCAATCTGCGATGGTGAGGAAATACTTATACCGGGCATAATGGAACACCTTGAAAGAGCAGGTGTTCACTCAGGGGACAGTATATCCGTATATCCTTCACAGACACTTACAGACAAGGTTAAAGAGGTTATTGTAGATTATACGGTAAAACTTGCAAAAGCCTTGAATGTAATCGGAATGGTAAATATACAGTATGTTTTATATAATAATCAGGTTTACGTAATAGAAGTGAATCCAAGGTCAAGTCGTACTGTTCCATATATCAGTAAGGTTACGGGAATTCCAATGGTAAATCTTGCAACCAAAGTCATGATGGGTAAAAAGCTTAAGGATTTCAAGTATGGAACAGGCTTATACAGAGAACCGGGCTATGTTTCGGTAAAAGTTCCTGTATTCTCCTTTGAAAAACTCCATGAAGTAGACACAAGCCTTGGGCCTGAAATGAAGTCTACCGGTGAAGTACTTGGAATAGCTGATAATTTCCCGGAAGCTTTGTACAAAGGTATTATAGCATCAGGAATAAAGCTTCCAAAGCCCGGGGATGGAATACTTATGACAGTCAGAGACACTGATAAGCCTGAACTGATTCATATTGCAGAGGAATTTGAAAAGTTAGGTTTTACTCTCTATGCAACAGGTAAGACTGCAAATATGCTGAATAATAACGGAATTGCAACAAATGCTGTAAGAAAGCTGGATGAAGGCTCACCTAATATAATTGAGCTTATCCATGCAGGTAAGCTGGCAATGATAATAAATACACCGACTAAAGGCAGAAACGCTGACAGGGACGGCTTTAAAATAAGAAGAAAAGCCGTAGAAATGTCAATACCGTGTCTGACTTCACTTGATACGGCAGAAGCAATAATCAAATGCCTCAAGCTCGGGAAAACCGAAGGTGAGCTTGAAGTACTTAATTTAAGCATATTTGACGAGTAA
- a CDS encoding phosphoribosyltransferase — MENNNLINWLFKTNAVRICPENKPFWYTSSKIGPYYINTHFLYGSEEKANSLLKVIDVCKENKMDCSEIILELAHKNFETDEIFRGLITTMCEYIKSNIDIKDIGYISGGERRDWFFSLIVADILKIPHITIFKDLTAVLYKDGVSSEVTDLGGANVLHIADIITEASSYVRAWIPAVNKLKGNLKYSLVVIDRLQGGTEKLKDADVESHALMNVDKGLFDGALSGGHISSEQYGLLMKYLDNPTGTMKEFLINNPEFLENSLNADAKTAQRARICIEEDIYGLK; from the coding sequence ATGGAAAATAATAATCTGATTAACTGGCTGTTTAAAACCAATGCTGTCAGGATATGTCCTGAAAACAAGCCGTTTTGGTATACATCATCGAAGATAGGTCCTTACTACATAAATACACATTTTCTTTATGGCAGTGAAGAAAAGGCAAACAGTCTTTTGAAAGTAATCGATGTATGCAAAGAAAATAAAATGGACTGCTCGGAGATAATACTTGAACTGGCCCATAAGAATTTTGAAACTGACGAGATATTCAGAGGCCTCATAACAACTATGTGTGAGTATATAAAGAGTAATATTGACATTAAAGATATAGGATATATATCAGGAGGAGAAAGAAGAGACTGGTTCTTTTCACTTATAGTAGCAGATATACTTAAAATACCTCATATAACAATATTCAAGGATTTGACGGCAGTATTGTATAAAGATGGAGTATCTTCAGAGGTAACTGACCTTGGTGGAGCAAATGTGCTTCATATTGCGGACATTATAACAGAGGCTTCCAGCTATGTGCGTGCATGGATTCCGGCTGTTAATAAACTAAAAGGCAATCTGAAATACAGTCTTGTTGTAATAGACAGATTACAGGGAGGGACCGAAAAGTTAAAGGATGCTGATGTTGAGTCCCATGCACTTATGAATGTGGATAAAGGACTTTTTGACGGTGCGCTTTCAGGTGGACACATTTCATCAGAACAATACGGTTTACTGATGAAGTATCTTGATAATCCAACAGGTACAATGAAAGAGTTCTTAATAAACAATCCTGAATTTTTGGAAAATTCTCTTAATGCAGATGCAAAGACTGCGCAAAGGGCACGTATTTGTATAGAAGAGGATATTTATGGTCTGAAATAA
- the ybaK gene encoding Cys-tRNA(Pro) deacylase encodes MANQKTNVMRILDSGKIKYNVYTYDSKGGAIDGVSVAEKIGQPVEKVFKTLVTKGNSKNFFVFVIPVNKELNLKAAAKAVGEKSVEMIRVDEINKVTGYIRGGCSPIGMKKDYKTVIDSTCENLDTFIFSAGKIGFQVEVSPKELIELIKADVDMIAE; translated from the coding sequence GTGGCAAATCAAAAGACAAATGTAATGAGAATTTTAGACAGTGGCAAAATTAAATATAATGTGTATACATACGACAGCAAGGGTGGAGCCATTGACGGTGTTTCAGTAGCTGAAAAAATAGGACAGCCTGTTGAAAAAGTTTTTAAGACACTTGTAACCAAAGGCAACAGTAAAAACTTTTTTGTATTTGTAATTCCCGTGAACAAGGAACTCAACCTCAAAGCTGCTGCAAAAGCAGTGGGGGAGAAGTCGGTTGAGATGATACGAGTTGATGAAATCAATAAAGTTACCGGATATATCAGGGGAGGCTGCTCTCCTATTGGTATGAAAAAGGATTATAAAACAGTAATTGACAGTACTTGTGAGAATCTGGATACATTTATTTTCAGCGCCGGCAAAATCGGTTTTCAGGTTGAGGTAAGCCCTAAGGAGCTAATTGAACTTATTAAAGCAGATGTAGATATGATAGCCGAATAG
- a CDS encoding DUF1287 domain-containing protein, which produces MKRFVFFASVILAAGVVTLLSYSHFAFKDAFFFLRGEIKIDRLICHGDMDKDGIPDNEDIVQGARLEISNMTKYQSTYYEGGYPPKSEGVCTDVVWRALKNAGYDLKSHMDADISKHTDDYKSGVIIPDPNIDFRRVKNQYIFLKKFATNLTTEVKPFNRKNLYQWQPGDIVILKNSDHVAVISDKRRRDGVPGIIHNSSTFPKEEDLLLKWSKKGRIIGHFRFPQNDLE; this is translated from the coding sequence ATGAAAAGGTTTGTATTTTTTGCATCCGTAATACTGGCAGCTGGTGTTGTAACATTATTATCATACAGCCACTTCGCCTTTAAGGATGCTTTTTTCTTTCTTAGGGGAGAGATTAAAATTGACAGACTAATTTGTCATGGAGATATGGATAAAGATGGAATACCTGACAATGAGGATATCGTACAAGGAGCCAGATTAGAGATATCCAACATGACAAAGTACCAGAGTACCTACTATGAAGGTGGATATCCGCCAAAATCAGAAGGTGTATGTACTGATGTTGTGTGGAGAGCTCTAAAAAACGCAGGATACGATTTGAAGTCACATATGGATGCTGATATCTCAAAGCATACAGATGACTATAAAAGCGGTGTAATTATACCTGACCCTAACATAGATTTCAGACGCGTAAAGAACCAGTATATATTTTTAAAAAAATTTGCTACAAACCTTACAACAGAGGTAAAACCCTTTAACAGGAAAAACTTGTACCAGTGGCAGCCCGGTGATATAGTAATATTGAAAAACAGTGACCATGTTGCTGTTATATCGGACAAACGCAGGAGAGATGGGGTTCCGGGTATAATACACAACTCCAGCACTTTTCCAAAGGAAGAAGACTTGCTTTTAAAATGGAGCAAAAAAGGCCGTATAATAGGACATTTCAGGTTTCCACAAAATGATTTGGAGTAA
- the splB gene encoding spore photoproduct lyase, which translates to MFKPQRVIFETGTLDYELGRSLYSHFSSSGIEINQCALNRVKSCIPGEDFSSLYKHGKQTLVIGVKKSLSFQSCKPSAHYQLPLVSGCVGQCEYCYLNTQLGDKPFVRVYVNIDDILNRADKYIQERLPESTIFEGAATSDPIPVEPYTGALKTCINFFANQKNARFRFVTKFTDIDSLLDLEHNKHTEIRFSLNTNNIISTYEHKTASAEKRIEAVGKVAKAGYPIGFLIAPVFIYEGWKEDYKNLLIKLRNTLDDDTAKNASFEIITHRYTERAKNKILEIFPDTTLDMINENRKFKFGQFGYGKYVYPKEAIAEVKEFFTKEINQIFGEGTIKYII; encoded by the coding sequence ATGTTTAAACCCCAAAGAGTAATTTTTGAAACAGGCACTCTGGATTATGAACTTGGCAGAAGCCTGTATAGTCATTTCAGTTCTTCAGGCATTGAGATTAATCAATGTGCGTTAAACAGAGTAAAGTCATGTATTCCCGGAGAGGATTTCAGTTCACTTTACAAGCATGGAAAGCAAACCCTTGTAATAGGCGTAAAAAAAAGCCTTTCTTTCCAGAGCTGTAAGCCTTCTGCACATTATCAGCTTCCCCTTGTAAGCGGCTGTGTCGGCCAATGTGAATACTGTTATCTCAATACACAATTAGGTGATAAGCCTTTTGTTAGAGTTTATGTAAACATTGATGACATTTTAAATCGTGCAGATAAATATATTCAGGAAAGACTTCCCGAAAGCACTATATTTGAAGGGGCTGCCACCTCCGATCCTATACCCGTTGAACCATATACCGGAGCTTTAAAGACCTGTATAAACTTTTTTGCAAACCAAAAAAATGCGCGTTTCAGGTTTGTAACCAAGTTTACCGACATAGACAGTCTTCTTGACCTCGAGCATAATAAACATACTGAAATACGGTTTAGTCTAAATACTAATAATATTATAAGTACCTACGAACACAAAACAGCTTCTGCAGAGAAACGTATAGAAGCAGTGGGAAAAGTAGCTAAGGCAGGGTATCCCATAGGATTTTTAATTGCGCCGGTATTTATCTATGAAGGGTGGAAAGAGGACTATAAGAACCTATTAATAAAACTTAGAAATACTCTTGATGATGATACCGCAAAGAATGCAAGTTTCGAGATTATAACACACAGATATACAGAAAGAGCTAAAAATAAGATTTTAGAAATATTCCCTGATACTACTCTGGATATGATAAACGAAAACCGTAAATTTAAGTTTGGACAATTCGGTTATGGTAAATATGTGTATCCTAAGGAAGCAATTGCTGAAGTTAAAGAATTTTTTACAAAGGAGATAAATCAAATCTTTGGAGAAGGTACCATAAAATATATTATATAA
- a CDS encoding dihydroorotate dehydrogenase, with the protein MSDNIDLSTNIAGVQFDNPVIMASGTYGFGKEYSEYVDLNQIGGISVKGLTLKERKGNKPPRIAETPAGILNSVGLQNPGVEVFIKEDLPFLKKYKTKIIANIAGNTIEEYCEMAEILGDSQVDAIEMNVSCPNVKAGCLAFGTSPKGIEEITSAVKKYCKQPLIVKLTPNVSDIKSIAMAAEGAGADCISLINTILGLAIDINKKKPILANNFGGLSGPAVKPIALRMVYEAAHSVKIPVIGMGGISSWEDAVEFILVGASAVMVGTANFVNPTIPIEIVNGIEKYLEHHGHTGLDEIIGKMDLND; encoded by the coding sequence ATGTCAGATAATATAGATTTAAGTACAAATATTGCAGGAGTACAGTTTGACAACCCCGTTATAATGGCATCAGGTACTTACGGTTTCGGAAAGGAATACAGTGAGTATGTTGATTTGAACCAAATCGGGGGAATTTCAGTAAAGGGACTTACGTTAAAAGAGAGGAAAGGCAACAAGCCGCCGAGAATAGCAGAAACTCCTGCAGGCATACTTAACAGTGTGGGATTGCAAAATCCCGGAGTAGAAGTTTTCATAAAAGAAGACCTGCCGTTTTTAAAAAAATACAAAACTAAAATAATTGCGAACATTGCCGGAAATACTATAGAAGAGTATTGCGAAATGGCAGAGATACTGGGTGACTCCCAAGTGGATGCCATTGAAATGAATGTGTCCTGTCCTAACGTTAAGGCAGGATGTCTGGCCTTTGGGACTTCGCCAAAAGGAATAGAGGAAATTACATCCGCTGTAAAAAAATACTGTAAGCAGCCATTGATAGTTAAATTGACCCCAAATGTTTCTGATATAAAGTCAATAGCAATGGCTGCCGAGGGTGCAGGTGCGGATTGTATATCACTTATAAATACCATATTGGGACTTGCAATTGATATAAATAAAAAGAAACCAATTCTAGCTAACAACTTCGGAGGCTTGTCAGGCCCTGCGGTAAAGCCTATTGCATTACGTATGGTATATGAAGCGGCACACTCGGTTAAAATACCCGTAATAGGGATGGGGGGAATCAGCTCTTGGGAGGATGCCGTTGAATTCATACTTGTGGGTGCATCAGCCGTAATGGTTGGGACTGCAAACTTTGTTAACCCTACAATTCCAATAGAGATTGTTAACGGAATAGAAAAGTATCTTGAGCACCATGGACATACAGGGTTGGATGAAATTATCGGAAAAATGGATTTGAATGACTGA